Proteins from one Trueperaceae bacterium genomic window:
- a CDS encoding 16S rRNA (uracil(1498)-N(3))-methyltransferase — protein MSARRVKDVQRAWSTTGARVERVDRVLVDELRESVEVRGPEAHHLRDVLRLRVGDEVEAFDGRGRFARGTLAAVDRERVVLSLGEPRASTAEPRVAVTLAVALLKGDKLVDVVRPATELGVARVRLFVSTNCEAREISAVKLGRLRRVAQEAARQCGRSVVPDVEEPVPLASLPLDGAAVVGDPAAGSGLADHLDELLSAPAVTLVTGPEGGLTEAEVMALRERGALAVRLGPRVLRADTAPVALAAALLLSEGS, from the coding sequence TTGAGCGCCAGACGGGTGAAGGACGTGCAGCGTGCCTGGTCGACGACCGGCGCGCGCGTGGAGCGGGTCGACCGCGTGCTCGTCGACGAGCTGCGGGAGAGCGTCGAGGTGAGGGGCCCGGAGGCGCACCACCTGCGCGACGTGCTGCGCCTGCGCGTGGGCGACGAGGTGGAGGCGTTCGACGGACGCGGGCGCTTCGCCCGCGGCACGCTCGCGGCGGTGGACCGCGAGCGCGTGGTCCTGAGCCTGGGAGAGCCCCGGGCCTCGACGGCCGAGCCGCGCGTGGCCGTGACGCTGGCCGTGGCGCTCCTCAAGGGCGACAAGCTCGTCGACGTCGTGCGGCCGGCGACCGAGCTCGGCGTGGCGCGCGTGCGGCTGTTCGTGAGCACGAACTGCGAGGCGCGGGAGATCTCCGCCGTGAAGCTGGGACGCCTGCGGCGCGTGGCTCAGGAGGCCGCGCGCCAGTGCGGCAGGTCGGTGGTGCCGGACGTCGAGGAGCCGGTGCCGCTCGCGTCCCTGCCCTTGGACGGCGCGGCCGTGGTCGGTGACCCGGCGGCCGGCTCGGGCCTCGCCGACCACCTGGACGAGCTGCTGTCCGCCCCCGCCGTCACGCTCGTGACCGGGCCGGAGGGCGGACTCACGGAGGCCGAGGTGATGGCCCTGCGCGAGCGCGGCGCGCTGGCGGTACGCCTGGGCCCGCGCGTGCTCCGGGCCGACACGGCCCCGGTAGCGCTGGCGGCGGCACTGCTGCTGTCGGAGGGGAGCTGA
- a CDS encoding 50S ribosomal protein L11 methyltransferase, with protein sequence MPGVTGESPEAARLWELGCVGLREEEGGAAVVAYFADVVETGIAGTWEDVPDVDYLAEYRAALEPVRAGPLVVAPSHRSVELREGETAVWLDPGSAFGTGHHETTRMALEALAELDLAGRTVIDVGTGSGILAIAADALGAEAVYGVDVDHHAVSVARENARRNRSRARFAVGTLAAPSGPRPFANPEASDGLGDSGRFEPAAGLPGRCDVVVANLYAELHVALMPAYAARLLPGGTALLTGILARLEDQVAASAAREGLAVAERRRAGEWSLLALRRGAG encoded by the coding sequence GTGCCGGGGGTCACGGGGGAGTCGCCGGAGGCCGCGCGGCTCTGGGAGCTCGGCTGCGTGGGCCTGCGCGAGGAGGAGGGAGGCGCCGCGGTCGTCGCCTACTTCGCCGACGTGGTCGAGACCGGCATCGCGGGCACCTGGGAGGACGTGCCCGACGTCGACTACCTCGCCGAGTACCGCGCGGCCCTGGAGCCGGTGAGGGCGGGGCCGCTCGTCGTGGCGCCGAGCCACAGGTCGGTGGAGCTGCGCGAGGGCGAGACCGCGGTCTGGCTCGACCCCGGCTCGGCCTTCGGCACCGGGCACCACGAGACGACCCGGATGGCGCTCGAGGCGCTCGCGGAGCTGGACCTGGCGGGCCGGACCGTCATCGACGTCGGCACCGGCTCGGGGATCCTCGCGATCGCCGCCGACGCGCTGGGGGCCGAGGCCGTGTACGGCGTCGACGTCGACCACCACGCCGTGTCCGTGGCGAGGGAGAACGCCCGGCGCAACAGGTCGCGGGCGCGGTTCGCCGTGGGCACGCTGGCGGCGCCCTCCGGCCCGCGTCCCTTCGCGAACCCCGAAGCGAGCGACGGCCTGGGGGACTCCGGCCGGTTCGAGCCGGCCGCCGGCCTCCCCGGCCGCTGCGACGTGGTCGTCGCGAACCTCTACGCCGAGCTGCACGTCGCGCTCATGCCCGCCTACGCCGCCAGGCTGCTGCCCGGCGGCACCGCCCTGCTGACGGGCATCCTCGCGCGGCTCGAGGACCAGGTCGCCGCGTCGGCCGCCCGCGAGGGCCTGGCCGTCGCCGAGCGCCGCCGCGCCGGCGAGTGGTCGCTGCTCGCCCTGCGGAGGGGCGCGGGTTGA
- a CDS encoding glycerol-3-phosphate acyltransferase: MEVALAAAIAFLTAFLVGSLPLGARLVERLSGWAPREVNPHLLGVENVTRLVGGGVALAAFGLDVLKGMLGLAAGVVAGWLLALLVFVGSLASPPGLEPGGLLAVAASERGLVAALAAAGLFGVVVGHLAPLPLPGIAVAPRGRGNAVVLGGLAGLYALGAAPLWLLAVPVVAWAAVLGWTGYVALATVWGVLGLGVASVAGAWAGSVAWEVAFAAALVAACVGWRHKAHLSRIRDGTEPRLGETAPVRGMDGTALAAFMIHPLSLDDVWQPASLRWFRHVLERTVKPGILPVELVKRLFLQVRPQLTGVIDGVVTADGRPLRVLLIGMPVLPDQFRSHPDDALRLAIQGARFAHELGAEVVGLGAFWSTIGDKGRAVQEAVPEIVVTNGGAYTAATVRAAVPALLKRCAQQGVRLKRATAAVVGANGVVAFGVARMIAPEVGRVVLVGRDRERLARSAATLRAKFPQTEFVPTTDLQEVATADLVFTATSDPGPVIYPQHVKPGAWVYDLGRPADVHPSVRDVPGVEVVPGGVVRPPGSMRSGLDLRFGDGHVPACLAETMILAATREYGRRSLGSRTRTADIEFYLREGERLGFRIVTADPLVARSAAGANARGRTAPPTE; encoded by the coding sequence ATGGAAGTCGCCCTAGCCGCGGCGATCGCGTTCCTGACGGCGTTCCTCGTGGGGTCGCTGCCCCTCGGGGCACGCCTGGTTGAGCGCCTGTCGGGCTGGGCGCCGCGCGAGGTCAACCCCCACCTGCTCGGCGTCGAGAACGTCACCCGCCTGGTCGGCGGCGGCGTCGCGCTGGCGGCGTTCGGCCTCGACGTGCTCAAGGGCATGCTCGGACTGGCCGCCGGCGTCGTGGCGGGCTGGCTTCTCGCACTGCTCGTCTTCGTCGGCTCCCTGGCCTCGCCGCCCGGCCTCGAGCCGGGCGGCCTGCTGGCCGTGGCCGCGTCCGAGCGGGGGCTGGTGGCGGCGCTCGCGGCGGCCGGGCTGTTCGGCGTCGTCGTGGGCCACCTCGCCCCGCTGCCGCTGCCCGGCATCGCGGTCGCGCCGCGGGGCCGGGGCAACGCCGTCGTCCTCGGTGGACTGGCCGGTCTGTACGCCCTGGGAGCCGCGCCGCTGTGGCTGCTCGCGGTGCCGGTCGTCGCGTGGGCGGCAGTGCTCGGCTGGACCGGCTACGTGGCGCTCGCCACCGTGTGGGGGGTGCTGGGGCTCGGCGTCGCGTCCGTCGCGGGGGCGTGGGCCGGCTCCGTCGCCTGGGAGGTCGCGTTCGCCGCCGCGCTCGTGGCGGCCTGCGTCGGCTGGCGGCACAAGGCGCACCTCTCGCGCATCCGCGACGGCACCGAGCCGCGCCTGGGCGAGACGGCGCCGGTGAGGGGCATGGACGGCACCGCGCTGGCCGCGTTCATGATCCACCCGCTCAGCCTCGACGACGTCTGGCAGCCCGCGAGCCTGCGCTGGTTCCGGCACGTCCTCGAGCGGACCGTGAAGCCCGGCATCCTGCCCGTCGAGCTGGTGAAGCGGCTGTTCCTGCAGGTGCGCCCGCAGCTCACGGGCGTCATCGACGGCGTGGTCACCGCCGACGGGCGCCCCCTGCGCGTCCTGCTCATCGGCATGCCGGTCCTGCCAGACCAGTTCCGCAGCCACCCCGACGACGCGCTGCGGCTGGCGATCCAGGGCGCGCGGTTCGCCCACGAGCTCGGTGCCGAGGTCGTCGGCCTCGGCGCGTTCTGGTCGACGATCGGCGACAAGGGGCGCGCCGTGCAGGAGGCGGTGCCCGAGATCGTCGTAACGAACGGCGGCGCCTACACCGCCGCGACGGTCAGGGCCGCGGTGCCCGCCCTGCTCAAGCGCTGCGCCCAGCAGGGCGTGAGGCTCAAGCGGGCGACCGCGGCGGTCGTGGGCGCCAACGGCGTCGTCGCGTTCGGCGTGGCGCGGATGATCGCGCCCGAGGTGGGCCGGGTCGTGCTCGTCGGCCGCGACCGCGAGAGGCTCGCGCGCAGCGCCGCCACGCTGAGGGCGAAGTTCCCGCAGACCGAGTTCGTCCCCACCACCGACCTACAGGAGGTGGCGACCGCCGACCTGGTGTTCACGGCCACCTCGGACCCCGGGCCCGTCATCTACCCGCAGCACGTCAAGCCCGGCGCCTGGGTCTACGACCTGGGGAGGCCCGCCGACGTCCACCCCAGCGTGCGCGACGTGCCGGGCGTCGAGGTCGTGCCGGGCGGCGTGGTGCGTCCGCCGGGGAGCATGCGCTCGGGGCTGGACCTGCGCTTCGGCGACGGCCACGTGCCCGCCTGCCTGGCCGAGACGATGATCCTCGCGGCCACGAGGGAGTACGGCCGCCGCAGCCTCGGGAGCCGGACGCGCACCGCCGACATCGAGTTCTACCTGCGCGAGGGCGAGCGCCTCGGCTTCAGGATCGTCACGGCCGACCCCCTGGTGGCCAGGTCCGCCGCCGGCGCCAACGCCCGCGGACGGACCGCGCCGCCCACGGAGTGA